From the Pseudodesulfovibrio indicus genome, the window GGATGCGGGTGGTCAGTCCCTGGTCCTTGCCCAGGGTCTTGCCCACGTCCTCCAGCGATGCCAGCGATCCCCCGCCCGTCTGGACGAAGAGCGTGCGCAGGACTTCGGGCGAAAACGGGAGGTCCTGCCGCATTTGCGGAAGCTCCTGGAGAAATCCCTGAATCCTGTCCTGGTTCATGCGCCCTCCTGTCCCGAAAGATTAGTCCAGCTTGATGGGCGCGGAGCTTGCCGGTTTCTTCGGCGCTCCGTTGTCCCCGGTCTTGGGTTCGCCGTCCTCGCGGGCCGCATCCAGGTTCACCCCGGCGGAACCGCCCTTGGGCTTGCCGCCTTTGCCGCCAGGAGCCACGTTGGGTCCCTCGCCCTCGGCCACCAGTCCTCGGCCTTTGAGGAAGGCCCAGAACTTCAGGCTCGCGTCGAGCTTGGGGTTCACCTCCAGGCTCTTGAGCAGATATTTCTTGCATTCCTCCACATTGCCCTTCTCGAAGTAGCAGCGGGCAATGTTGTGAAAGAGGTGCTCGTCGTTCTTCACCAATTCCTCGGCACGCAGATAGTAGCGCAGCGCCTGGTCGTACATCTTGTTCTTGCGCATGTTGATGCCGAAGTCGTTGAACAGGTGCTTGTGCTCGGTGTCGAAGGCCGCCTCCAGCCCCACCAACCGCTCGAAGATGTCGTTGGCCTTCACCTGGTCGCCCCGGTCGAGATAGGTCAGCCCCAGGCCGAAGTTGGCCCGGACGTTCTCCTCGTCGATGGCCATGGCCTGCTGGTATTCGAACTCGGCGGAATAGGCGGCACCCCGCTCGCGGTGCTTCTCGCCGCGCACGATGGCCCCGTCCATCTCCTTGATGGCCGGATAGACCGTGGAGATGTAGAACTCGGGTTCGGGATTGAATTTGGTAAGAAAGTCGTCGCGCGGGACGTTGCGCTTGGGACCGGACGGCACGTAGTTGCGGTTGAGCGGCTGCACCGAAACCTCGCCGTCGTCCAGCTCCTCGACGTTCCAGTAGGTTTTCTGGATCGTCTTGCGCTGGGTCGTTCCGGTGCCGACCTTGGCCACGGTCTGTGTGGAGAAGATGCCCTTGATCTTCTCCGCGCCGTCGCGAACTACTCCCTGCCGGTTGTCGGCAGTCTGCTCATGCTCGGCCATCAATTGCTCCTATCCGGCCCGCCGCATCTCCCCGATGATCGCCATGGCTGCTTCGCCGGGACGCTCCGCCCGGGTAATGGGCCTGCCCACCACCAGAAAGTCCGACCCGCTTCGCACGGCACCCTCCGGAGTGACCACCCGCCGCTGGTCCCCGGCCTCGGCCGAAGCGGGCCTGATGCCGGGGGTGAGGCAGGCGAACCCGTCGCCGCACGCACCCTTGATCCGTTCGACCTCCAGGCCGGAACAGACCACGCCATTTAAGCCATATTGCTTGGCTTTCACAGCCAGGTCAAGGGCCATGTCCGAGGGCGCGGGCGCGTTCTCCACGGGCAGGTCCCCGGCCCCCATGCTGGTCAGCATGGTCACGGCCAGGACCAGGGGCGGCTCCTGTCCGGGCAGAGTCCCCTCGGCGCACCCCGCCATGGCCGCGCGGGCCATGCGTTCCCCGCCCAGGGCATGGATGTTGACCATGTCCGCGCCCAGCCGCACGGCGGACCGGACCGCGCCCTGCACGGTGTTGGGGATGTCGAAGAATTTCAGGTCCAGGAAGACCTTGAAGCCCAGCTCCTTGAGGCCGGTGACCACCTTGGGGCCCTCGGCCGTGAACAGCTCCAGCCCGACCTTCATCCACGGGGCCGTGCCCTCAAGGGCGCGGGCCATGGCAAGGGCGGAAGCCGCGTCCGGAAAATCCAGTGCAACGACCAGCTCAGCCATCTTGCTTCCAGGTGTCCATGATGTTTTCGAGGATGCCGGGCCTGAGCGACGGCTTGCACCGCCCGGCCAGGTACACGGCCCTGAGCTCGGCGTAGGCCTCGTCCAGGTCGTCGTTGACCACCCAGGAGTCGAACCACTCGGCCTGGGAAAGTTCGCCCGAGGCGTTGGCCAGCCTTTTCGCGATGGACTCCTCGGAGTCGGTGCCGCGCCCCTTGAGGCGGCGCACCAGCTCCTCGCGCGAGGGCGGGAGCAGGAACACGAAGGTCCCCTTGTAGAAGGTCTTCTTGAGCTGCTTGGCGCCCTGCACGTCGATGTCGAAGAGCACGTCCTGGCCCGCGCCGAGCATCTCCTCCACCGGCTTGGTGGCCGTGCCGTAGAAGTTGCCGTGGACCTCGGCCCACTCGCAGAACGCGCCCCGGCTGCGCATGGCCACGAAGGTATCGCGGGAGACGAAATGGTATTCGCGCCCGTCCTGCTCCGCACCGCGCGGCGCGCGGGTGGTGTAGGAGATGGAGAAGCCGAAATCGGGGAACTCCTCGCGGAGCATGGAAATGAGGGTGGATTTGCCGGTGCCGCTGGGCGCGCAGACCACCAGGACCTGCCCCAGCCTGAACTTGTGATCGTCCCTGGTCACCTAATCCCCCTCTTCCGCGCTGAACCGCTGGCCGATGGTTTCCGCCTGGATGGCGGACAGGACCACGTGGTTGGAGTCGGTGACGATGATCGCCCTGGTCTTGCGCCCCTGGGTGGCGTCGATGAGCCGCCCCTCGGCGCGGGCGTCCTCACGCAGCCGCCGCATGGGCGCGCTGGACGGGTTGACGATGGAGATGACCCGGTCGAGCACCACGAAGTTGCCGAAGCCGACGTTCAGTAATCCCTGTTTCTGCATGGTCCCCTACTCGATGTTTTGAACCTGTTCCCGGCAGCGCTCCAGCTCCGCCTTGAAATCCACGACCAACCGGCTGACCTCGGTGTCCTGCGCCTTGTTGCCGCAGGTATTGATCTCGCGGAAGGTTTCCTGCACCAGAAAATCGAGCTTCTTGCCCACGTCGTCCTTGTCGGCCAGGACCTCCGCCAGCCGCTCCAGATGGGCGTCCAGGCGGGTCAGTTCCTCGGATACGTCGAGCTTGTCCGTGAGGTAGGCCACCTCCTGGAGCATGCGGTCCTCGGAGAAGTCCGCATTGGCCGAGTCGAGCATGTCGGTGATGCGCTGCCTCAAGCCGTCCTTCTTGGCCTCCAGGATGTCCGGAATGCGTTCGCGGACCTTCTCGGTCAGCTCGCGCAGGGTGGCGAACCGGGCGGTCAGGTCGGCCACCAGGGCCTGGCCCTCGCGGGCGCGGGAGTCTACCCAATCCCTGAGGGCGGCTTCGAGCCCCTTGTTCAGGCTCTCGGCCAGGCCGGGGTCCGGCTCGGACCCGTTGTCGCGCCACAGGGCGGGCATGGCCAGCACCCGGTTGTAGTCGAGATTGAAGATTTCGCCCCGGGCGGCGGCCAGCTTTTCCATCTGGCGGAACATGGCCTTGGCCATGGTCTTGTTGAAGGTCACGCCGAGGACCTCGGCGTCCAGGACCTCCAGGTTCAGGGAGACGTCCACGCGGCCACGCGAGGCGTGGGTGCGGACCTGCCGCTCCCAGGCGGTCTCCAGGGAGCGGAGGAATCCGGGGATGCGCCACTTCACGTCGAGGAAGCGGCCGTTGACGCTCTTGATCTCCCACACGTGGGTCCAGGCGTCCTCGTTGGTTTCGTTACGGCCGAAGCCGGTCATGCTTACTGGCATAAATGGGTGTCCTTTTATGGTTGTAAGCCGCGAGTTGTGCGGAAAACGTCACGTTCGCGGCTTGCTCTGCCTGTTTCTATACGACTGACGCAGCTTTGTCAGCCGCGATTTCATGGCCTCGCCCGCGTAATCCGGGAAGGTCCAGGGAAAATCCACCCACCGTTTCTTCTGCCAGATGAGGGTCAGGTCGGCCCAGATGCCGTCCTTCAGGTAGATGCGGTGGGAAAAGTTCTTGCCCGTGGCGAGCACCAGGGACTGCTGGGTCAGGAAGCCGGGGTCCAGATTGAACAACCTGCGCCCGTCCCGCGCGAACCGCTGCTCCACCGAGTTGGTCCACAGCTTGATATCCGCCAGCTCGTCCAGGGGGCGCAGCGCATCGAAGGCCAGGAGCCGCCGGGTGATGGGCGTTCCCAGCTCCTTGTCGTAATAGTCGGTCTGGTCGAAATCGAACTCCTCGGACGGGTCGAAAGGACCGAACCGGTCGGCCAGCTCCGCGCCGACCTGCGGCCAGAACGCGCCCCAGTCGGCGCTCAGGACCGAGATGACCAGCATCCCCGGATCAGGGGTCTTGGGCGTACTCATTCGCTTGCCTCCCACGGCTCGACGATGACCACGCCCCGCTCCACGCGCAACGGGCGCGCCCGGACCAGGGAGCGCGGCGCGGCTCCGGGAGGCTGTTCGAACCGGCAGGCCGCGTAGTACTCGCTGACCCCGCGTCCCCGGTCGTCCTGGACCAGCACGTCCAGATGGTCCAGGTCGAGAAGGCGCTTGAGGAAGGCGGCCTTCCTGCGCCCGATGAGCTTGCGCAGACGGGCCGCCCGCTCCTTGCGCACCGGCACGTCCACCGCGCCGGGCAGCTCGGCCGCCCTGGTGCCGGGCCGCTCGGAGTAGGGAAAGACGTGGCCGTAGGTCAGCGGGAGTTCGCGGCACAGCTCCATGGTGTTCTCGAACTGCGCCTCGGTCTCGCCGGGAAACCCGGTGATCAGGTCCGCGCCCAGCCCCATGACCGGCCACGCACCCTTGAGCCGGTCCATGAAGTCCACGGCGGACCGTGGCGAATAATGGCCGCGTCCCATGGCCTTCAGGACCTGCGGGTCGCCGCTCTGGAGCGAGAGATGGAGCTGCGGGCAGACCAGCCGGGATGAGGACAGGACGTCCAGCGCCTTGTCCGTGAGCTGGCCCGGCTCCACCGAGGAGATGCGCAGCCGGGCGCGCCCCGCCCAGTCCGGGGCGAAGGTCCGCTCCAGTTCGGCCACCAGGTCCCAGAAGTCGGGCTTGGATTCGAGATCGCGCCCGAAGTGGCGCAGGTTGATGCCGCTCAGGATGAACTCGCGGAACCCCGCGCCGAACAAGCGGGCGATCTCGTCCGCGACCTCGGCCACGGGACGGCTCACGGACCGCCCGCGCGTCAGGGGCACGATGCAGTAGGTGCAGAAATGGGAACAGCCGTCCTGGACCTTGACCACGGCCCTGGCCCGGCCGTAGCCGGAGATGGAAAAAGGCGCGAACCGGGGCTTCTCCGATGCCGGTGCGGGAGTTGCCGGGGTCATGGGACCGCCCAGGAGGTCCGCCTTGTCCGCCTGGGCCACCACCCGGACCACGCCGGGCAGCGCTGCCAGCTCTTCGGGCATGACCTGGGCCGCGCACCCGGTGACGATGATCTCCGCCGCCGGGTTGTCGCGGTGGAAGCGGCGCACGGTCTGGCGCAGGTCGGCCACGGCGTTGGCCGTGACCGCGCAGGAGTTGACCAGGATGAGGTCCGCCGCGCGCGGGTCGTCCGTCTCCACGGCGTCTCGCCCGGCCCATGCCTCGGCGATGGAGCGGGTCTCGTACTGGTTGATCTTGCAACCCAGGGTAGCGGTATGAAAGGTTGTCATGGTATGGTCCGTCAACGTCGTTAGAAAAAAGTTCATCCACCTTAGCCGAGATACAACCCGTGAAGCAAACCCTTGCCCCGCTCTCCGTCGCCCTGCTGGCCGCGCTCTTTCTGCCCGCACTCTTTCTGACCGGCTGCGTCACCGGCGTGGGCGTCGGCGTGGGCACGTCCGGGACCAGCGTGGGCGTGGGCATAGGCGGCGGCCGGACCTCGGTCGGCGTCGGCGTCTCGGGCGGGCTGGGCGCGTCCATCAACTCCTACGGCGACTTCCTGAACAACGGGCCGAATGAGGCCTACCTCAACAACAAGGCGGGCATCAAGCAGCTTGACGACGGAAATTTCGAAGCGGCCCGCAAAATCTTCACCGATACCCTCGAAAAATACCCGGACCTGCCGGATTCCACCTACTACCTCGGTTTGACGCTCATCTACCTGGGCGAGCGCGAGGCCGGGTTCGGGCTGCTCAAGACCTACCGCGACCCGTACTACTACCGGGGGACCTCCGCGGTGCAGCGCATGGCCGCCTACCTGGAGAAAAAACCGGAGCTGACCCCGGAGGAAATCCACAAGGCCATGAACCGCGAACGCCGCGACGGCTACGACCGGGACGCCCAGGAGCGCCTCGAAATGCGCCGCGAAACCTGGTAGCAGCTATGCTTCCGACTCGATGATCCCGCCGCCCAGCACGGTGCCGTCCGCATCGTAGACCGCCGCCACCTGGCCCGGCGTGGGGCGCACGTGCGGTTCCAGAAAGTCGAAGTGCAGCCTGCCGCCCGTGAGCCGCACCCTGGCGGGCTTGGCCTTCTGGCGGTAGCGGGTCTGGACCATCACGGTCTCCGGCCACGAATCCATCGGACACATCAGGTTCACCTGCCCGGCCACGCACCCGTCGGCGGCCAGGAACTCCTTGGGCCCCACCACCAGCGCGTTGGCCGCCACGTCCTTGTCCAGAACGTAGAGCGGCTCGGACCAGGCGATGCCCAGGCCGCGCCGTTGCCCCTGAGTGTGCCGCCACAGCCCCCGGTGCTCGCCCACGACCCGCCCGTCCGGCAGGACCGCCGGGCCAGGGCCGGGCATGGCGCAGCGCGAGGTCAGGAAATGCTGGTAATCGTCGTCCGGCACGAAGCAGATCTCCTGGCTCTCGGAGGGCAGGGGCGGGTTCAGCCCGAGGGCCGCAAGGAAGCGCGGCACGTCCCGCTTGAAGGTCCGGGCCAGCGGGAACTCGGCCAGCCGCAGCTTCTCCACCGGCACCATGGAAAGGAAATAGCTCTGGTCCTTGGCCGCGTCCTCGCCGCGCACCAGCATCCGGCCCGGAGCGC encodes:
- the gmk gene encoding guanylate kinase produces the protein MTRDDHKFRLGQVLVVCAPSGTGKSTLISMLREEFPDFGFSISYTTRAPRGAEQDGREYHFVSRDTFVAMRSRGAFCEWAEVHGNFYGTATKPVEEMLGAGQDVLFDIDVQGAKQLKKTFYKGTFVFLLPPSREELVRRLKGRGTDSEESIAKRLANASGELSQAEWFDSWVVNDDLDEAYAELRAVYLAGRCKPSLRPGILENIMDTWKQDG
- a CDS encoding DUF370 domain-containing protein, which codes for MQKQGLLNVGFGNFVVLDRVISIVNPSSAPMRRLREDARAEGRLIDATQGRKTRAIIVTDSNHVVLSAIQAETIGQRFSAEEGD
- a CDS encoding tetratricopeptide repeat protein, with amino-acid sequence MAEHEQTADNRQGVVRDGAEKIKGIFSTQTVAKVGTGTTQRKTIQKTYWNVEELDDGEVSVQPLNRNYVPSGPKRNVPRDDFLTKFNPEPEFYISTVYPAIKEMDGAIVRGEKHRERGAAYSAEFEYQQAMAIDEENVRANFGLGLTYLDRGDQVKANDIFERLVGLEAAFDTEHKHLFNDFGINMRKNKMYDQALRYYLRAEELVKNDEHLFHNIARCYFEKGNVEECKKYLLKSLEVNPKLDASLKFWAFLKGRGLVAEGEGPNVAPGGKGGKPKGGSAGVNLDAAREDGEPKTGDNGAPKKPASSAPIKLD
- a CDS encoding tetratricopeptide repeat protein, whose product is MKQTLAPLSVALLAALFLPALFLTGCVTGVGVGVGTSGTSVGVGIGGGRTSVGVGVSGGLGASINSYGDFLNNGPNEAYLNNKAGIKQLDDGNFEAARKIFTDTLEKYPDLPDSTYYLGLTLIYLGEREAGFGLLKTYRDPYYYRGTSAVQRMAAYLEKKPELTPEEIHKAMNRERRDGYDRDAQERLEMRRETW
- the mtaB gene encoding tRNA (N(6)-L-threonylcarbamoyladenosine(37)-C(2))-methylthiotransferase MtaB encodes the protein MTTFHTATLGCKINQYETRSIAEAWAGRDAVETDDPRAADLILVNSCAVTANAVADLRQTVRRFHRDNPAAEIIVTGCAAQVMPEELAALPGVVRVVAQADKADLLGGPMTPATPAPASEKPRFAPFSISGYGRARAVVKVQDGCSHFCTYCIVPLTRGRSVSRPVAEVADEIARLFGAGFREFILSGINLRHFGRDLESKPDFWDLVAELERTFAPDWAGRARLRISSVEPGQLTDKALDVLSSSRLVCPQLHLSLQSGDPQVLKAMGRGHYSPRSAVDFMDRLKGAWPVMGLGADLITGFPGETEAQFENTMELCRELPLTYGHVFPYSERPGTRAAELPGAVDVPVRKERAARLRKLIGRRKAAFLKRLLDLDHLDVLVQDDRGRGVSEYYAACRFEQPPGAAPRSLVRARPLRVERGVVIVEPWEASE
- a CDS encoding DUF4416 family protein; amino-acid sequence: MSTPKTPDPGMLVISVLSADWGAFWPQVGAELADRFGPFDPSEEFDFDQTDYYDKELGTPITRRLLAFDALRPLDELADIKLWTNSVEQRFARDGRRLFNLDPGFLTQQSLVLATGKNFSHRIYLKDGIWADLTLIWQKKRWVDFPWTFPDYAGEAMKSRLTKLRQSYRNRQSKPRT
- the pyrF gene encoding orotidine-5'-phosphate decarboxylase; translated protein: MAELVVALDFPDAASALAMARALEGTAPWMKVGLELFTAEGPKVVTGLKELGFKVFLDLKFFDIPNTVQGAVRSAVRLGADMVNIHALGGERMARAAMAGCAEGTLPGQEPPLVLAVTMLTSMGAGDLPVENAPAPSDMALDLAVKAKQYGLNGVVCSGLEVERIKGACGDGFACLTPGIRPASAEAGDQRRVVTPEGAVRSGSDFLVVGRPITRAERPGEAAMAIIGEMRRAG
- a CDS encoding YicC/YloC family endoribonuclease → MPVSMTGFGRNETNEDAWTHVWEIKSVNGRFLDVKWRIPGFLRSLETAWERQVRTHASRGRVDVSLNLEVLDAEVLGVTFNKTMAKAMFRQMEKLAAARGEIFNLDYNRVLAMPALWRDNGSEPDPGLAESLNKGLEAALRDWVDSRAREGQALVADLTARFATLRELTEKVRERIPDILEAKKDGLRQRITDMLDSANADFSEDRMLQEVAYLTDKLDVSEELTRLDAHLERLAEVLADKDDVGKKLDFLVQETFREINTCGNKAQDTEVSRLVVDFKAELERCREQVQNIE
- the mnmA gene encoding tRNA 2-thiouridine(34) synthase MnmA, coding for MTVAVAVSGGMDSLLALALLKERGERLMAVHGHFLPPNPAWERVVAGLTRACATLGVPFHALDLHESFDDRVIKPFVAEYRAGLTPNPCAMCNPRMKFGVLFDAARNLGAERLATGHYVRLEERAPGRMLVRGEDAAKDQSYFLSMVPVEKLRLAEFPLARTFKRDVPRFLAALGLNPPLPSESQEICFVPDDDYQHFLTSRCAMPGPGPAVLPDGRVVGEHRGLWRHTQGQRRGLGIAWSEPLYVLDKDVAANALVVGPKEFLAADGCVAGQVNLMCPMDSWPETVMVQTRYRQKAKPARVRLTGGRLHFDFLEPHVRPTPGQVAAVYDADGTVLGGGIIESEA